Proteins from a single region of Procambarus clarkii isolate CNS0578487 chromosome 62, FALCON_Pclarkii_2.0, whole genome shotgun sequence:
- the LOC138354342 gene encoding proteoglycan 4-like, whose product MTITCVQSPFETQPSNQKTQSHHQKTQSHNQKTQSHHQKTPITPSEDPTIPSKDPTTPSEDPNPTIRRPQPHHQKTPTTPSEDPTTPSEDPTTPSEDQYTPSEDPNHTIRRPNHTIRRPQLHHQKTPTTPSEDPPHHQKTQPHHQKTQPHHQKTNTHHQKTPITPSEDPTTPSEDPNHTIRRPNHTIRRPQLHHQKTQPHHQKTPTTPSEDPNHTIRRPQPHHQKTPTTPPEDPNHTIRRPQPHHQKTPTTPSEDPNHTIRRPNHTIRRPQPHHQKTPTTPSEDPNHTIRRPTTPSEDPNHTIRRPTTPSEDPNHTIRRPQPHHQKTPTTPSEDPPHHQKTPTTPSEDQPHHQKTPTTPSEDPNHTIRRPTTPSEDPPHHQKTPTTPSEDQPHHQKTPTTPSEDPNHTIRRPTTPSEDPNHTIRRPQPHHQKTPTTPSEDPNHTIRRRIVITPLKHQKFLYEIHFFLYEIHLIPIEDSP is encoded by the coding sequence ATGACAATTACCTGTGTCCAATCCCCGTTCGAAACTCAACCATCCAATCAGAAGACCCAATCACACCATCAGAAGACCCAATCACACAATCAGAAGACCCAATCACACCATCAGAAGACCCCAATAACACCATCAGAAGACCCAACCATACCATCAAAAGACCCAACCACACCATCAGAAGATCCCAACCCCACCATCAGAAGACCCCAACCACACCATCAGAAGACCCCAACCACACCATCAGAAGACCCAACCACACCATCAGAAGACCCAACCACACCATCAGAAGACCAATACACACCATCAGAAGACCCCAATCACACCATCAGAAGACCCAACCACACCATCAGAAGACCCCAACTACACCATCAGAAGACCCCAACCACACCATCAGaagacccaccacaccatcagaagACCCAACCACACCATCAGAAGACCCAACCACACCATCAGAAGACCAATACACACCATCAGAAGACCCCAATCACACCATCAGAAGACCCAACCACACCATCAGAAGACCCCAACCACACCATCAGAAGACCCAACCACACCATCAGAAGACCCCAACTACACCATCAGAAGACCCAACCACACCATCAGAAGACCCCAACCACACCATCAGAAGACCCCAACCACACCATCAGAAGACCCCAACCACACCATCAGAAGACCCCAACCACACCACCAGAAGACCCCAACCACACCATCAGAAGACCCCAACCACACCATCAGAAGACCCCAACCACACCATCAGAAGACCCCAACCACACCATCAGAAGACCCAACCACACCATCAGAAGACCCCAACCACACCATCAGAAGACCCCAACCACACCATCAGAAGACCCCAACCACACCATCAGaagacccaccacaccatcagaagACCCCAACCACACCATCAGAAGACCAACCACACCATCAGAAGACCCCAACCACACCATCAGAAGACCCCAACCACACCATCAGAAGACCCCAACCACACCATCAGaagacccaccacaccatcagaagACCCCAACCACACCATCAGAAGACCAACCACACCATCAGAAGACCCCAACCACACCATCAGAAGACCCCAACCACACCATCAGAAGACCAACCACACCATCAGaagacccaccacaccatcagaagACCCCAACCACACCATCAGAAGACCAACCACACCATCAGAAGACCCCAACCACACCATCAGAAGACCCCAACCACACCATCAGAAGACCAACCACACCATCAGAAGACCCCAACCACACCATCAGAAGACCCCAACCACACCATCAGAAGACCCCAACCACACCATCAGAAGACCCCAACCACACCATCAGAAGACGTATAGTCATTACGCCTTTAAAACATCAAAAGTTTCTATATGAAATCCATTTTTTTCTATATGAAATCCATCTTATTCCAATTGAGGATAGTCCTTAA